In one Niallia taxi genomic region, the following are encoded:
- the plsX gene encoding phosphate acyltransferase PlsX — translation MRIALDAMGGDNAPKEIVAGAIKAVQAFPDIEILLVGDEKQINSYLTDKTRISVLHTEEQILATDEPARAVRRKKDASMVLCANEVKEKRADAFISAGNTGALMATGLFVVGRINGIERPALAPTLPTISGAGFLLLDVGANVDAKPEHLVQYGIMGSIYMEKALGIQNPRVGLLNIGTEEKKGNELTKKTFEELKNAPVNFIGNVEARDLLDGVCDVVVTDGFTGNMVLKTIEGTALSMFKMLKEVMTSSLKTKVAAGMMKPQLKGLKNKLDYSEYGGAALFGLNAPVIKAHGSSDSNAIYNAIRQTRDVVKSEVIGTIKTTIENEG, via the coding sequence ATGAGAATTGCCTTAGATGCAATGGGCGGAGATAACGCACCAAAGGAAATTGTCGCAGGTGCTATAAAAGCTGTACAAGCATTCCCAGATATTGAAATACTGCTTGTCGGTGATGAAAAGCAAATTAATTCTTATTTGACAGACAAGACAAGAATATCAGTTTTACATACAGAAGAACAAATCCTTGCAACAGATGAACCAGCACGGGCTGTGCGAAGAAAGAAAGATGCCAGTATGGTCTTATGTGCAAATGAAGTAAAAGAAAAAAGAGCGGATGCCTTTATATCTGCAGGAAATACAGGAGCATTGATGGCAACAGGACTTTTTGTTGTCGGCAGAATTAACGGCATTGAAAGGCCAGCGTTGGCGCCGACATTGCCAACAATCAGCGGAGCTGGTTTCTTGCTCCTTGATGTTGGTGCGAATGTGGATGCCAAACCTGAGCATTTGGTGCAATACGGCATAATGGGAAGCATATACATGGAAAAGGCGCTTGGGATACAAAATCCTCGAGTCGGATTGCTTAATATTGGAACAGAAGAGAAAAAAGGAAATGAGCTGACGAAGAAAACCTTCGAGGAGCTAAAAAATGCCCCAGTCAACTTTATTGGGAATGTGGAAGCAAGAGACTTGCTTGACGGTGTCTGTGATGTTGTTGTAACGGACGGATTTACAGGTAACATGGTTCTTAAGACGATTGAAGGAACGGCCCTGTCCATGTTTAAAATGCTGAAAGAGGTTATGACAAGCAGTTTAAAAACAAAGGTTGCTGCTGGGATGATGAAGCCTCAGCTTAAAGGGCTAAAAAACAAACTCGATTATTCGGAGTACGGCGGTGCAGCTTTGTTTGGTTTAAATGCTCCTGTCATTAAAGCCCACGGTTCCTCTGACAGTA
- a CDS encoding thiamine diphosphokinase, producing the protein MIFNIMAAGPTAYIPSLDKFLQEDSKWIGVDRGALYLMKRNIPILASFGDFDSVNDTEREQINSYSDEVKLFKPEKDETDMELAINWAISKGVEKIRVFGATGGRMDHTFANLQLLLKYVTESPQVNVEIIDEKNTVTIAKAGSYKLKKEEAMPYVSFFPYGAKIIGLTLKGFKYPLIDRDLPVSSTLCISNEIIEEYGTFSFVSGILMVIRSHD; encoded by the coding sequence ATGATTTTCAATATAATGGCGGCAGGGCCAACAGCATATATTCCATCATTAGATAAGTTTCTGCAAGAAGACAGTAAATGGATAGGTGTCGACAGAGGAGCACTGTACTTAATGAAGCGTAATATTCCAATTTTGGCTTCCTTTGGTGACTTCGATTCTGTGAATGATACGGAAAGAGAACAGATTAACAGCTATTCAGACGAAGTGAAGCTTTTTAAACCAGAAAAGGATGAAACAGATATGGAGCTCGCCATCAATTGGGCGATTAGTAAAGGTGTGGAAAAGATAAGAGTTTTTGGAGCAACAGGCGGAAGAATGGATCATACCTTTGCAAACCTGCAGCTGTTGCTTAAATATGTGACAGAAAGTCCTCAAGTGAATGTGGAAATTATAGATGAAAAAAACACGGTGACAATTGCCAAGGCCGGCAGTTATAAATTGAAGAAGGAAGAAGCTATGCCATATGTTTCCTTTTTTCCATACGGAGCAAAAATTATTGGTCTAACATTAAAGGGCTTTAAATATCCTTTAATTGATAGGGATCTCCCTGTCAGCAGTACATTGTGCATTAGCAATGAAATTATTGAGGAATATGGTACTTTTTCATTCGTGAGCGGCATATTAATGGTGATAAGGAGTCATGATTAA
- the fapR gene encoding transcription factor FapR has product MRRSKKERQSLLVQTIKETPFITDEELAEKFSVSVQTIRLDRLELSIPELRERIKTVAKKTLEDEVKSLPIEEVIGEIIDVELDSSAISMLEIMPEHVFKRNGIARGHHLFAQANSLAVALINDDLALTAKANIHFTSSVKLGERIIAKAKVMNIEEKSGRTTVEVSSFVQSELVFKGHFEMYRSKNK; this is encoded by the coding sequence ATGAGAAGAAGCAAAAAAGAACGGCAATCATTATTAGTACAAACAATCAAGGAAACACCTTTTATAACAGATGAGGAATTGGCGGAGAAATTCTCAGTCAGTGTACAAACAATTAGGCTTGATCGTTTGGAATTATCCATTCCGGAATTACGGGAGCGGATAAAAACGGTTGCGAAGAAAACACTAGAAGATGAAGTGAAATCCTTACCGATTGAAGAAGTCATCGGTGAAATAATAGATGTCGAGTTAGACAGCTCTGCCATATCCATGCTGGAAATAATGCCAGAGCATGTTTTTAAACGTAATGGAATTGCACGGGGGCACCATTTGTTTGCACAGGCAAATTCCTTGGCTGTCGCCTTAATAAATGATGATTTGGCTCTTACCGCTAAAGCGAATATTCACTTTACTTCATCAGTTAAATTAGGTGAACGTATTATAGCGAAAGCAAAAGTGATGAATATTGAGGAGAAAAGCGGCAGAACGACAGTGGAAGTGAGCAGCTTTGTTCAATCAGAGCTTGTGTTTAAAGGACATTTTGAAATGTACCGGTCGAAAAATAAATAA
- a CDS encoding DAK2 domain-containing protein has product MSITVLEGKRFAEMVIQGANHLSSNANYVDALNVFPVPDGDTGTNMNLSMTSGAKEVQNNIQLHIGKVGVSLSKGLLMGARGNSGVILSQLFRGFSKSIEQKDSITAQEFANALQFGVETAYKAVMKPVEGTILTVAKDAAKKAVQSAENNTDITVVMADVVKEAKASLNRTPDLLPVLKEVGVVDSGGQGLVFVYEGFLSVLTGEALPETTQQTVTMNDLVNAEHHKNVHGFMNTEDIEFGYCTEFMVRLEEDKLGGKPFSEEQFRQDLSQYGDSLLVIADDEVVKIHIHSNQPGEVLTFGQNYGNLIKMKIENMREQHSSLIEGSKESFDAPIPATEEQKEYGIVTVSMGSGIADMFRSIGAHSVIEGGQTMNPSTEDIVNAVNKVNAKKVFILPNNKNIIMAAEQAAQVLDAEVAVIPSKTVPQGMSALLAFNPSGDLETNKKGMIAALEHVKTGQITYAVRDTSIDGLQIETGDFMGIADGKIVAKSKEKVQSAKELLGKMIDEDTEILTIIKGEEALEEELEAIVSFVEENYEDVEVEVHDGKQPLYSFIFSVE; this is encoded by the coding sequence GTGTCAATTACAGTTTTAGAAGGAAAGCGATTTGCCGAAATGGTAATCCAAGGAGCAAACCATTTATCCTCTAATGCTAATTATGTAGATGCGTTAAATGTATTCCCGGTCCCGGATGGAGATACTGGAACAAATATGAATTTGTCCATGACATCTGGTGCGAAGGAAGTTCAAAATAATATTCAGTTACATATCGGAAAAGTAGGGGTTTCCCTTTCAAAGGGATTGCTAATGGGAGCAAGAGGGAATTCTGGAGTTATCTTGTCCCAGTTGTTCCGCGGTTTTTCTAAATCAATTGAACAAAAGGATAGCATTACTGCACAAGAGTTCGCCAATGCCCTTCAGTTTGGTGTAGAAACTGCTTATAAAGCAGTGATGAAGCCTGTGGAAGGTACGATTTTGACTGTGGCAAAAGATGCGGCAAAAAAAGCAGTCCAATCAGCAGAGAATAACACTGATATCACTGTAGTAATGGCAGATGTCGTAAAAGAAGCGAAAGCATCCTTAAACAGAACGCCGGATTTGCTTCCTGTTTTGAAGGAAGTGGGAGTTGTTGACAGCGGCGGTCAAGGGCTTGTATTTGTATATGAAGGTTTCTTATCTGTGCTGACTGGAGAAGCGCTGCCAGAGACAACACAGCAAACAGTAACAATGAATGATCTTGTTAATGCAGAGCACCATAAAAATGTTCACGGGTTTATGAATACAGAGGATATTGAGTTTGGCTACTGTACAGAATTTATGGTTCGTCTTGAGGAAGATAAGCTTGGAGGCAAGCCGTTTTCTGAGGAACAATTCAGACAGGACCTAAGTCAATATGGCGATTCTTTGCTTGTAATCGCAGATGATGAGGTTGTAAAAATACATATACACTCCAATCAGCCTGGAGAAGTGCTGACATTTGGGCAAAATTATGGAAACCTTATCAAGATGAAAATTGAGAATATGCGTGAACAACACAGCAGTTTGATTGAAGGCTCAAAAGAATCGTTTGATGCGCCGATCCCAGCAACTGAAGAGCAAAAGGAGTACGGTATCGTTACAGTTTCCATGGGAAGCGGGATCGCTGACATGTTCCGCAGCATCGGTGCGCATAGTGTCATCGAAGGCGGACAAACGATGAATCCGAGCACAGAGGATATTGTGAATGCTGTTAATAAGGTAAATGCAAAAAAGGTGTTTATCTTGCCTAACAACAAAAACATTATCATGGCTGCAGAGCAAGCTGCTCAAGTATTAGATGCAGAAGTTGCTGTTATTCCGTCTAAAACAGTTCCGCAAGGCATGTCTGCGCTGCTTGCCTTCAATCCATCAGGTGACTTGGAGACAAACAAAAAAGGCATGATCGCTGCATTGGAGCATGTTAAAACAGGACAAATAACATACGCAGTCAGAGACACAAGCATTGACGGTCTCCAAATAGAAACAGGCGACTTCATGGGCATAGCTGATGGTAAGATTGTTGCTAAAAGCAAGGAGAAAGTCCAATCTGCTAAAGAATTGCTCGGTAAAATGATTGATGAAGATACCGAAATATTGACAATTATCAAAGGGGAAGAAGCACTAGAAGAAGAGCTAGAAGCAATTGTCTCCTTTGTGGAAGAAAATTATGAAGACGTGGAAGTAGAAGTGCATGACGGCAAACAGCCGCTTTATTCCTTTATTTTCTCTGTTGAATAA
- the sdaAA gene encoding L-serine ammonia-lyase, iron-sulfur-dependent, subunit alpha has translation MFRNVAELVEMANSQNKPISEIMIEQEVEVTGKTREQIIAQMETNLTVMEQAVERGLNGVVSHSGLTGGDAVLLQAYIKKGNFLTGEVILDAVSKAVATNEVNAAMGMICATPTAGSAGVVPGTLFAVKNKLNPTREQMLNFLFTSGAFGFVVANNASISGAAGGCQAEVGSAAGMAAAAIVEMAGGTPEQSAHAMAITLKNMLGLVCDPVAGLVEVPCVKRNAMGAANAMVAADMALAGITSRIPCDEVIDAMYRIGLSMPSALRETGQGGLAATPTGRRLEAEIFGNAAAGK, from the coding sequence ATGTTTCGAAATGTAGCGGAACTTGTGGAAATGGCAAACAGTCAAAACAAGCCTATTTCCGAAATAATGATTGAACAAGAAGTAGAAGTGACAGGGAAAACACGGGAACAAATCATCGCACAGATGGAGACTAATTTAACTGTCATGGAGCAAGCGGTTGAACGAGGGCTAAATGGAGTTGTGTCTCATTCGGGATTGACTGGCGGCGACGCTGTGCTTCTTCAAGCGTATATTAAGAAGGGTAATTTCCTGACAGGAGAAGTGATTTTGGACGCAGTCAGCAAAGCAGTTGCCACAAATGAAGTAAATGCGGCGATGGGTATGATTTGCGCCACACCGACGGCAGGATCTGCTGGAGTTGTGCCGGGAACATTATTTGCAGTGAAAAATAAACTAAATCCAACAAGAGAACAGATGCTTAACTTCTTGTTTACGTCAGGCGCATTTGGTTTTGTTGTTGCAAACAATGCCTCCATCTCTGGTGCTGCAGGAGGCTGTCAAGCAGAAGTAGGCTCAGCAGCAGGAATGGCAGCAGCAGCGATTGTGGAAATGGCTGGCGGCACACCTGAGCAAAGTGCCCATGCAATGGCTATCACGTTAAAAAACATGCTTGGACTAGTATGTGACCCTGTTGCAGGACTTGTTGAGGTTCCATGTGTAAAAAGAAATGCGATGGGTGCAGCAAACGCGATGGTAGCTGCAGATATGGCACTTGCAGGCATTACTAGCCGTATTCCGTGCGACGAGGTAATTGATGCAATGTACAGAATCGGATTAAGCATGCCGTCTGCATTAAGAGAAACAGGGCAAGGAGGGTTGGCAGCAACACCAACTGGCCGGAGACTGGAAGCTGAAATCTTTGGGAATGCTGCAGCAGGAAAGTGA
- the sdaAB gene encoding L-serine ammonia-lyase, iron-sulfur-dependent subunit beta translates to MKYKSVFDIIGPVMIGPSSSHTAGAARIGRVARSLFERQPKWVDIHLYGSFAETYKGHGTDVAIIGGILDFDTFDERIKTSLELAEQRGIKVVFHVEEAIPEHPNTAKVRVGDEDGELELVGISIGGGKIEITELNGFQLKLSGHHPAILVVHNDRFGAIAKVSNVLAKYEINIGHMEVSRKEKGKLALMTIEVDQNIEEKILKEIEALDGMEKVTRIVD, encoded by the coding sequence ATGAAATATAAAAGCGTTTTTGATATAATCGGGCCAGTTATGATTGGTCCATCGAGTTCACATACAGCAGGTGCTGCACGAATTGGAAGGGTTGCACGAAGCCTGTTTGAAAGGCAGCCTAAATGGGTCGATATCCATCTGTACGGATCTTTTGCCGAAACATATAAAGGGCATGGAACAGATGTAGCTATTATCGGAGGAATCCTTGATTTTGACACATTTGATGAGAGAATCAAAACATCCCTTGAATTGGCTGAGCAAAGAGGCATAAAGGTAGTGTTCCATGTGGAGGAAGCGATTCCTGAACACCCGAACACAGCTAAAGTTCGCGTTGGTGATGAGGATGGCGAACTAGAGCTTGTCGGCATCTCAATCGGCGGCGGAAAAATCGAAATCACCGAACTTAACGGATTTCAGCTCAAGCTTTCAGGACATCATCCAGCGATTCTTGTTGTCCATAATGACCGTTTTGGTGCTATTGCGAAAGTGTCCAATGTACTTGCCAAATATGAAATTAATATCGGTCATATGGAAGTAAGCAGAAAAGAAAAAGGAAAACTCGCGCTTATGACAATTGAGGTCGATCAGAATATAGAAGAAAAAATATTAAAAGAAATCGAAGCCCTTGACGGAATGGAGAAGGTTACGAGAATTGTTGATTAA
- a CDS encoding Asp23/Gls24 family envelope stress response protein → MSIELKTNFGQIDISTEVIATIAGGAAIDCYGIVGMASKNQIKDGLTDILRKENFTRGVMVRKVDDEVHIDMYIIVSYGTKISEVAHNVQSKVKYTLNKTVGLAVDSVNIYVQGVRVTNP, encoded by the coding sequence ATGTCCATTGAACTAAAAACAAATTTCGGACAAATTGATATTTCAACAGAAGTGATTGCAACAATCGCAGGTGGAGCTGCAATTGATTGTTATGGCATCGTTGGAATGGCGTCTAAAAATCAAATAAAAGATGGATTAACAGATATCTTGCGTAAAGAAAATTTCACTCGCGGAGTAATGGTTCGAAAAGTAGATGACGAAGTGCATATTGATATGTATATAATTGTAAGTTACGGAACGAAAATTTCCGAGGTTGCGCACAATGTTCAATCCAAAGTGAAGTATACACTCAATAAAACAGTTGGACTTGCCGTTGACTCGGTTAATATTTACGTTCAGGGAGTTCGTGTCACGAACCCGTAG
- the spoVM gene encoding stage V sporulation protein SpoVM, with the protein MRFYTIKLPKFLGGLVRAMLGTFKKE; encoded by the coding sequence ATGAGATTTTATACCATTAAATTGCCTAAGTTTTTAGGCGGGCTTGTCCGTGCAATGTTAGGAACATTCAAAAAAGAATAG
- the rpmB gene encoding 50S ribosomal protein L28 produces MPRKCVVTGKKTTTGNARSHAMNANKRTWGANLQKVRILVDGKPKRVWVSARALRSGKVERV; encoded by the coding sequence ATGCCACGTAAATGTGTTGTAACTGGAAAGAAAACAACTACAGGTAATGCTCGTTCCCATGCGATGAATGCTAACAAGCGTACTTGGGGAGCAAACCTTCAAAAGGTTCGTATTTTAGTAGACGGCAAACCTAAACGTGTTTGGGTATCTGCTAGAGCTCTTAGATCTGGTAAAGTTGAACGCGTATAA
- the recG gene encoding ATP-dependent DNA helicase RecG, whose amino-acid sequence MNKNLNLPLDHLKGIGPETKKQLEEMRINTIYDLLEYFPYRYEDFRVRNPEDMKHEEKVTVEGKVHSEPSLVFHGRKKSRLTVKVLIGNILISAVFFNQHYLKNKLALGELITVTGKWDQHRQTITATHLQVGSNQKGQDFEPVYTVRGSITVKALRKYISAALTQFGQDLEEVFPESLLAKYKLMKRNEALGIIHFPPNREELKLARRRFVYEEFLLFQLKMQALRKHERENSKGMVQGYHLEKLMDFINGLPFPLTNAQKRVVNEILKDMKSPFRMNRLLQGDVGSGKTVVAAIVLYATILAGHQGALMVPTEILAEQHAESLTSMFSKVGIRCALLTSSVKGKRRRELLSELKEGNIHILIGTHALIQDEVEFQSLGLVITDEQHRFGVEQRRVLREKGESPDVLFMTATPIPRTLAITAFGEMDVSIIDEMPAGRKTIETYWVKHDMLTRILQFMEKELSQGRQAYVICPLIEESEKLDVQNAMDVHATLSTFFQGRYKVGLMHGKLPADEKDAIMKEFSENSTQILVSTTVVEVGVNVPNSTFMLIYDAERFGLSQLHQLRGRVGRGDAQSYCVLIADPKTEVGKERMKIMTETNDGFVLSEKDLELRGPGDFFGRKQSGVPEFKMADMVHDYRILETARTDAVVLVESKAFWESDEYRHLRGLLEDTGVMSGEKLD is encoded by the coding sequence GTGAATAAAAATTTAAATCTTCCATTGGATCATTTGAAGGGTATTGGACCGGAGACGAAAAAACAGCTTGAAGAAATGCGAATTAATACTATATATGATTTGCTTGAATATTTCCCATACCGTTATGAGGACTTTCGTGTCCGCAACCCAGAAGATATGAAGCATGAAGAAAAGGTAACTGTAGAAGGGAAGGTTCATAGTGAACCTTCCCTTGTCTTTCACGGGCGCAAAAAATCGAGGCTAACGGTGAAGGTGCTAATTGGCAATATTTTAATCAGTGCTGTGTTTTTCAATCAGCATTACTTAAAAAATAAGCTTGCACTTGGTGAACTGATAACAGTAACAGGTAAATGGGATCAGCACAGACAAACAATAACGGCAACACATCTACAAGTTGGCAGCAATCAGAAAGGACAGGACTTTGAGCCTGTTTACACGGTAAGAGGAAGCATAACAGTTAAAGCATTAAGGAAATACATTTCCGCAGCCCTAACCCAATTTGGCCAGGATCTTGAGGAAGTGTTTCCAGAATCATTACTGGCAAAATATAAGCTTATGAAAAGGAATGAGGCACTAGGAATCATTCATTTTCCGCCTAACCGTGAGGAGCTGAAGCTTGCGAGAAGACGGTTTGTTTACGAGGAGTTCCTTCTTTTTCAATTAAAAATGCAGGCACTTCGTAAGCATGAAAGGGAAAATTCAAAAGGAATGGTGCAGGGATATCATCTTGAGAAGCTGATGGATTTCATAAACGGCTTGCCATTTCCTCTGACAAACGCACAAAAAAGGGTTGTCAATGAGATACTGAAAGATATGAAAAGTCCCTTCCGTATGAACAGGCTCCTGCAAGGGGATGTTGGTTCGGGAAAAACAGTCGTTGCAGCAATAGTACTATATGCAACAATTCTTGCAGGACATCAGGGTGCATTGATGGTGCCGACAGAAATACTCGCAGAGCAGCATGCGGAATCACTTACTTCCATGTTTTCTAAAGTAGGTATCCGTTGTGCTCTGTTGACAAGCTCAGTTAAAGGGAAAAGACGAAGAGAATTGTTAAGTGAGCTAAAGGAAGGGAATATCCATATCTTAATCGGTACACATGCCCTCATACAGGATGAGGTGGAATTCCAATCACTAGGGCTAGTTATAACAGACGAGCAGCATCGTTTCGGTGTTGAACAGCGCAGAGTTCTTAGAGAGAAGGGTGAAAGTCCTGATGTTCTATTCATGACGGCAACACCGATTCCAAGAACCCTTGCCATTACTGCCTTCGGTGAAATGGATGTTAGTATTATTGACGAAATGCCGGCAGGGCGAAAAACAATTGAAACATATTGGGTTAAGCATGATATGTTAACACGTATTCTTCAGTTTATGGAAAAAGAACTATCTCAAGGAAGACAAGCATATGTAATTTGTCCGCTGATTGAGGAATCTGAAAAATTGGATGTCCAAAACGCGATGGATGTCCATGCAACATTGTCGACATTCTTTCAAGGTCGTTATAAAGTTGGACTCATGCACGGTAAACTGCCAGCAGATGAAAAGGATGCTATTATGAAGGAGTTCAGTGAGAACTCAACGCAAATTCTTGTCAGCACGACAGTAGTCGAGGTTGGGGTAAATGTCCCGAATTCTACGTTTATGCTCATTTATGATGCAGAAAGGTTCGGATTATCACAGCTCCACCAGCTAAGAGGACGAGTCGGCAGAGGCGACGCTCAATCGTATTGTGTGCTAATAGCAGATCCAAAAACAGAGGTCGGGAAAGAACGGATGAAAATCATGACAGAAACGAACGACGGGTTTGTTTTGAGTGAGAAGGATTTAGAGCTGAGAGGTCCTGGTGATTTTTTTGGAAGGAAGCAAAGTGGTGTGCCGGAATTTAAGATGGCTGATATGGTTCATGATTATCGCATCTTGGAAACGGCTCGAACGGACGCAGTTGTCCTTGTGGAATCAAAGGCATTTTGGGAGTCTGACGAGTATCGCCACTTACGGGGATTGCTTGAAGATACCGGTGTAATGTCAGGTGAAAAGCTGGATTAA
- the rsgA gene encoding ribosome small subunit-dependent GTPase A, with protein sequence MPEGKIIKALSGFYYVISDGEITQCRGRGVFRKNKITPLVGDEVVFQAENETDGYILEVKERKNELIRPPIANVDQAILVFSSVEPDFSTALLDRFLTLVEFNRIDPIICITKMDLTNDEKANRMREFADYYEQIGYKVVLTSSETEQGIETLLPVLNGKISVFAGQSGVGKSSLLNAIRPDLSLKTDEISSHLGRGKHTTRHVELISVGDALVADTPGFSSLEFEDEMELEDLNYCFPEIEKASQDCKFRGCLHLSEPKCAVKAKVEAQEIQEYRYEHYKDFLQEIKDRKPKY encoded by the coding sequence ATGCCAGAAGGCAAAATCATTAAAGCATTAAGCGGTTTTTATTATGTGATAAGCGATGGAGAAATCACACAGTGCCGGGGCAGGGGTGTTTTCCGTAAGAATAAAATCACCCCCCTTGTCGGTGACGAAGTGGTATTTCAGGCAGAGAACGAAACAGATGGTTATATTTTGGAGGTTAAGGAGCGCAAAAATGAACTTATCAGGCCTCCAATTGCCAATGTAGACCAGGCAATACTTGTGTTTTCCAGTGTAGAGCCGGATTTCAGCACGGCATTATTAGACAGGTTTCTGACATTGGTTGAATTCAATCGTATTGATCCAATCATCTGTATCACAAAGATGGATTTAACAAATGATGAGAAGGCAAACAGAATGAGAGAATTTGCAGATTATTATGAGCAAATTGGCTATAAGGTTGTCCTTACATCATCAGAAACAGAGCAAGGCATTGAAACACTCCTCCCAGTACTAAATGGAAAAATATCGGTTTTTGCTGGCCAGTCCGGTGTTGGTAAGTCATCGCTTTTAAATGCCATCCGTCCTGACTTAAGCTTGAAAACAGATGAAATTTCATCCCATTTGGGAAGAGGTAAGCATACAACCCGCCATGTGGAGCTTATATCAGTTGGAGATGCTCTTGTGGCAGATACGCCGGGTTTTAGCTCCTTAGAGTTTGAGGATGAAATGGAACTCGAGGATTTGAATTATTGCTTCCCTGAGATCGAAAAGGCGAGCCAGGATTGCAAGTTCAGAGGCTGTTTGCATCTATCTGAGCCGAAATGTGCTGTTAAGGCAAAGGTGGAGGCGCAAGAAATACAAGAATACCGTTATGAGCATTATAAGGATTTCCTTCAGGAGATTAAAGACAGGAAGCCTAAATATTAA